Below is a window of Desmonostoc muscorum LEGE 12446 DNA.
ACTAAATTCATCATTCGGTTGCCTTTACCGAAAGCAATGTCTCTACTGTCTCTATAAGGTCTCGAGAAGGTCGATGTATGAAAGAAGAGCTCAATATCCTAATTCAAGCTCAATACCCTTTAATCTACCTTGTGACCTCCGAGGAGGAGCGGGCTGAGCAAGCAATTTCCACGATCGCCCAGTTGTTAAAGCCCCAGCGCCGAGTATTTGTTTGGACAGTAACACACGGCATTGTGGAGTACGGTCAACCCCGGAATGTCACCCAACACAATACCGTATCTCCAGAGGCGGCAATTGAGTGGATTATCCGGCAAAAAGAACCAAGTATATTTATTCTTAAAGATTTACATCCGTTTATTGATGCGCCTGCAACCACCAGATCGTTACGTGATGCGATCGCCAGCTTCAAAGGTACGCAAAAGAACATCATTTTGATGTCCCCGATGCAGCAAGTACCTATAGAACTGGAAAAGGAAGTTGTAGTTCTGGACTTTCGCCTGCCAGATATGGCTGAGTTGAATAAAGTACTGACTTATCACATAGACCAAAATCGTGGGCGGCGGTTGACAACAGAGGCTAGAGAAAAACTTCTCAGGGCAGCTTTGGGTTTAACCAAAGATGAAGCTGAAAAAGTCTACCGTAAGGCACAGGTAACTACAGGGCGTTTGACGGAAGATGAGGTAGATATCGTTTTATCTGAGAAAAAGCAACTAATTCGGCGCAATGGTATCTTAGAATACATTGAAGAAGATGAAACCATTGATGCTGTAGGTGGCTTAGAAGAGTTAAAAAGATGGCTCAAGCAGCGTTCTAACGCTTTCACAGAAAGAGCGAGAGAATATGGTTTGCCTCAACCAAAAGGGATGTTAATTCTAGGAGTTCCCGGTTGCGGTAAGTCATTAATTGCCAAAACTACTTCCCGACTGTGGGGTTTACCACTGTTGCGATTGGACATGGGGCGAGTCTACGACGGCTCAATGGTGGGACGAAGTGAAGCAAACTTGCGTAACGCCCTGAAAACAGCAGAATCTATTTCCCCAGCAATTTTGTTTATCGATGAATTGGATAAATCTTTTGCTGGTAGTGCAGGCTCCTCCGATTCTGATGGCGGGACTTCAAGTAGAATCTTCGGTTCTTTCCTGACATGGATGCAAGATAAGAAATCTCCAGTGTTTGTTATGGCAACCGCCAACCGAGTTGAACGGTTACCTGGGGAATTTCTGAGGAAAGGACGCTTTGATGAAATTTTCTTTGTGGACTTGCCAACTCCAGAAGAACGCCAAGATATTTTTAATATTCACCTAACGAAGCGCCGCGAAGACATCTCTCGATTTGACCTTGAGCAACTAGCTAAGATGTCTGATGGCTTCTCTGGTGCAGAAATTGAACAAGCGATCGTTGCGGCAATGTATGAAGCTTTTGCCCAAGATCGGGAGTTCACACAACTAGATATTATTGCTGCGCTGAAGGCAACATTGCCGCTGTCTCGAACGATGCAAGAACAAGTAACGGCTCTGAGAGATTGGGCCAGACAGCGAGCGCGTCCCGCAGCATCCTCCGTTGCTGAATATCAGCGAATGGAGTTTTAAAAGCTTTCCTCTGCCATCCCAGGGGGAAAGGCTAGCTTTAGTGCTAGCAGTTATGAAAAAAGCCGCCTCCTGCTAAGTGCGGCTTCGCCCAAAACAAACCGTTGTCGT
It encodes the following:
- the ycf46 gene encoding stress-responsive protein Ycf46; protein product: MKEELNILIQAQYPLIYLVTSEEERAEQAISTIAQLLKPQRRVFVWTVTHGIVEYGQPRNVTQHNTVSPEAAIEWIIRQKEPSIFILKDLHPFIDAPATTRSLRDAIASFKGTQKNIILMSPMQQVPIELEKEVVVLDFRLPDMAELNKVLTYHIDQNRGRRLTTEAREKLLRAALGLTKDEAEKVYRKAQVTTGRLTEDEVDIVLSEKKQLIRRNGILEYIEEDETIDAVGGLEELKRWLKQRSNAFTERAREYGLPQPKGMLILGVPGCGKSLIAKTTSRLWGLPLLRLDMGRVYDGSMVGRSEANLRNALKTAESISPAILFIDELDKSFAGSAGSSDSDGGTSSRIFGSFLTWMQDKKSPVFVMATANRVERLPGEFLRKGRFDEIFFVDLPTPEERQDIFNIHLTKRREDISRFDLEQLAKMSDGFSGAEIEQAIVAAMYEAFAQDREFTQLDIIAALKATLPLSRTMQEQVTALRDWARQRARPAASSVAEYQRMEF